The Pseudomonadota bacterium nucleotide sequence ACATACGCGAACGGCCACGTACAGCCTGTGTCGATGCGTTAGCGTTGCATCACCAACCAACGCGATCGTGAGCATGGTGGGATGCGACGCCCCCCTGACATCGCACGGCGCTATCGTAATGCGTTTGGCAACGAAATTGCGAAGAAACTCTGTGAATAAGTGGCACAATCTACGTTGTGCAATGAATGTTTACGGTTACGTAGCCAGACTTAGTCTACGTCCAAATGACGCGACGCCACTACCACGCTGAGCTTACTGATGAAGCATCGCGACACGAACCCGTTTCGAAATGCCACACACCAACTCATACGGAATTGAATCGGCACTGTCAGCGATGATCTCAACCGATAATCCCTGACCCCATAACACCGATTTATCCCCCTCTTTGACGTCGGTTTGAGGACCAAGATCCACGGCAATCATATCCATTGAGACTCGACCGATCAGTGGATAGCGTTGGCCGTTCACTAAGACAGGCGTGCCACTTTTGGTACGCCACGGATACCCGTCGCCATACCCCACCGCTATAATGCCGATGGTGGTGTCAGCGGGCACCGTGTAGGCGCCGGCGTAGCCAACGGTCTGGCCTGACTTGACCGGTTTGACGGCAATCACTCGAGACCATAACGTCATCACCGGTTTCAGCCCAAGATCTTCACCGGTTTTGCCTTGAATTGGCGAGATGCCATACAGCATGGCACCGGGTCGAACCCAATCGGCATGACTGTCTGGGTAATTTAAGATACCCGCCGAATTGGCAAACGTGCAATCGCCGGCGATGTCTTTGGTGTTGGCAAACTGGGCTATTTGAGCCTGACTCATGGTGGGATCGGCAAGATCCGCTGACGCGAAATGACTCATAATGCGCAGAGGTTTCTTCACACATTTTAATGCCGTTAGTCGCGCTACGATCGAGGGCAATTTGGACGGATCAAAGCCCAGTCGATTCATGCCGGTGTCAATTTTTATCCAGGTAATGAAACGGCCAACACCGGTGTACTGTTCCAATGCCGCAAGCTGGTCTTCACGGTGCACCACAATTTCCAGATTGTACATCGACGCGATACCCAACTCGCGCGGCCGCATGACCCCTTCAAGCAACACGACCGGCTTGTTGATGCCCGCGTAACGAACATCCATCGCCTCACTGATTCGTGCCACGGCCAGCGCGTCGACCGAATCAAGGGCACGCGCCACCTGTTCGATACCGTGGCCGTATGCATTGGCCTTAATAACCGCCATCACTTTACTACGAGGAGCTAACTGACGAACGACGGAAAGATTGTGCTGCAGCGCCTGACGATTAATGTCGGCGCAGGCAAACGCAGTCATGAGAAGCTCATCGCCTCTTCGGCGAGTCGATCGGGCGCGTAGTTGCGGAAACGCGTGAACTGACCGTGGAAGGACAACAGCACATCACCGGTGGGACCGTTACGTTGTTTGGCGATGATGATATCAGCCATGCCTTTGCGCGGCGTCTCTTGGTCGTACACTTCTTCACGGTAGATGAACATGATGACATCCGCATCCTGCTCGATGGCGCCCGACTCTCGCAGGTCGGACATGACCGGTCGCTTGTCGGTGCGCTGCTCTACCGATC carries:
- the alr gene encoding alanine racemase, giving the protein MTAFACADINRQALQHNLSVVRQLAPRSKVMAVIKANAYGHGIEQVARALDSVDALAVARISEAMDVRYAGINKPVVLLEGVMRPRELGIASMYNLEIVVHREDQLAALEQYTGVGRFITWIKIDTGMNRLGFDPSKLPSIVARLTALKCVKKPLRIMSHFASADLADPTMSQAQIAQFANTKDIAGDCTFANSAGILNYPDSHADWVRPGAMLYGISPIQGKTGEDLGLKPVMTLWSRVIAVKPVKSGQTVGYAGAYTVPADTTIGIIAVGYGDGYPWRTKSGTPVLVNGQRYPLIGRVSMDMIAVDLGPQTDVKEGDKSVLWGQGLSVEIIADSADSIPYELVCGISKRVRVAMLHQ